A section of the Verrucomicrobium sp. GAS474 genome encodes:
- a CDS encoding Amuc_1100 family pilus-like protein encodes MSAKVSLTPLQWIAAGGALGIALLGGAGLFVLSGKLGDAQAALEQQSSEYKGLVGRRTFPNEQNIATLKANNEAVKQAVAVAEKRLRGDDSELAKITEQDPIAFKEVIAAQVEKIRQAAAKGGVKIEPAANEFAFAAYKSGKPSGAPATKVLAKQLFAIREISTALIDSHIAAITAVRRTMDEDKPGNPSTLGSSSPEALHGVITPSDDHLYTVYPVEFEFTGTERSLRDALAALSQNGAIFVPRYLTVSSLRATAPALNQLETDSQQTNDKGKRRTFIVAMGGEMVHVRLRVDLIDWDGGAAPKKK; translated from the coding sequence ATGAGCGCGAAAGTTTCCCTTACCCCCCTCCAATGGATCGCCGCCGGCGGCGCCCTCGGCATCGCCCTCCTCGGCGGCGCGGGGCTCTTCGTCCTTTCGGGCAAGCTCGGCGACGCCCAGGCGGCGCTGGAGCAGCAGTCGTCCGAGTACAAGGGCCTGGTCGGCCGCCGGACCTTCCCGAACGAGCAGAACATCGCTACCCTCAAGGCCAACAACGAGGCGGTGAAGCAGGCCGTCGCCGTCGCCGAGAAGCGGCTCCGGGGCGACGACTCCGAGCTCGCCAAGATCACCGAGCAGGACCCCATCGCCTTCAAGGAGGTCATCGCGGCCCAGGTCGAGAAGATCCGCCAGGCCGCGGCCAAGGGCGGCGTGAAGATCGAGCCCGCCGCCAACGAGTTCGCCTTTGCCGCCTACAAGAGCGGCAAGCCCTCCGGCGCTCCGGCGACGAAGGTCCTCGCCAAGCAACTCTTCGCGATCCGCGAGATCTCGACGGCGCTCATCGATTCCCACATCGCGGCGATCACCGCCGTCCGACGGACGATGGACGAGGACAAGCCCGGCAATCCCTCGACCCTCGGCTCGTCGAGCCCCGAGGCGCTCCACGGCGTCATCACCCCCTCGGACGACCACCTCTACACCGTCTACCCTGTCGAGTTCGAGTTCACCGGGACGGAGCGTTCCCTGCGCGACGCCCTCGCGGCGCTCTCCCAGAACGGGGCGATCTTCGTCCCCCGCTATCTCACCGTCTCCAGCCTCCGCGCGACGGCCCCCGCGCTCAACCAGCTCGAGACCGACTCCCAGCAGACGAACGACAAGGGCAAGCGGCGCACCTTCATCGTCGCCATGGGCGGCGAGATGGTCCATGTCCGGCTCCGCGTCGACCTGATCGACTGGGACGGCGGCGCCGCCCCCAAGAAAAAATAG
- the pilM gene encoding type IV pilus assembly protein PilM produces the protein MAATSPILALDIGSHTVKFGEFTATKEGALTLHRFGTAPLGLDPNKDENRYAAVTAALRQVTGKATKSGQTFFSLAGHAVFMRGVKLPPVDAMQLDQMIAFEAQQIVPFPLSEVVWDFLTLSGSGSEKEAIIVAVKTDLLESEYSAVRGAGLQPSLVDVGPLALYNAYRYNYTPTDHCVLLVDIGARSTNLLFIEGDRLYTRILPLAGNTITQTICNEFQEPFSVAEKLKIERGGVHLGGGYAQPDDRDSARLWKLGRTLLGKIQTEINRSIIFYRNQQGGSAPQQIYLTGGTSRLPYLDHFLAEKFSVPVEFFNPLRNVTLGGGLDRNGLSLAGHAFGEVVGLALRGTGPTPAAISLKPKSVSESEKNKKQGPVVGAALFALALLFAVPALAIYLKMGAVEETGQALGGKIAGLKKAADAVIPLEKESDDLQRRFKAADRVLEQRDQWLRFMNTVNGKLPVGVWITQFTPTSNGQSPDAEGGDVPAPKGKKPGKGPQLTQVEINGICEKDLTLGTLTDFVRSLAETGLFDLKPDQASNAIVKGDPTEGSTQLGWSFVLSLKLKNPIDLAP, from the coding sequence ATGGCTGCCACTTCTCCGATTCTCGCGCTCGATATTGGTTCCCACACGGTCAAATTCGGGGAGTTCACCGCAACGAAGGAGGGGGCGCTCACCCTCCACCGTTTCGGGACCGCTCCCCTCGGCCTCGATCCGAACAAGGACGAGAACCGCTATGCCGCCGTCACCGCCGCCCTCCGCCAGGTGACGGGGAAGGCGACGAAGAGCGGCCAGACCTTCTTCTCCCTCGCGGGCCATGCCGTCTTCATGCGCGGGGTGAAGCTCCCGCCCGTCGATGCGATGCAGCTCGACCAGATGATCGCCTTCGAGGCGCAGCAGATCGTCCCCTTCCCCCTCAGCGAGGTGGTCTGGGACTTCCTCACCCTGTCGGGATCGGGCTCCGAGAAGGAGGCGATCATCGTCGCCGTGAAGACCGACCTCCTGGAGAGCGAGTACTCCGCCGTCCGGGGCGCGGGACTCCAGCCCTCCCTCGTCGACGTCGGCCCGCTCGCCCTCTACAACGCCTACCGCTACAACTATACGCCGACCGACCACTGCGTCCTGCTGGTCGACATCGGCGCGCGTTCGACGAACCTCCTCTTCATCGAGGGGGACCGCCTCTACACCCGCATCCTCCCCCTCGCCGGGAACACGATCACGCAGACCATCTGCAACGAGTTCCAGGAACCCTTTTCGGTCGCGGAGAAGCTGAAGATCGAGCGCGGCGGCGTCCACCTCGGCGGCGGCTACGCCCAGCCGGACGACCGGGACAGCGCGCGCCTCTGGAAGCTCGGGCGGACCCTCCTCGGGAAGATCCAGACCGAGATCAACCGCTCCATCATCTTCTACCGGAACCAGCAGGGCGGCAGCGCCCCGCAGCAGATCTACCTCACGGGCGGCACCTCGCGCCTTCCCTACCTCGATCATTTCCTGGCGGAGAAATTCTCCGTGCCGGTCGAGTTCTTCAACCCCCTCCGCAACGTCACCCTCGGCGGCGGCCTCGACCGGAACGGCCTTTCCCTCGCGGGACATGCCTTCGGCGAAGTCGTCGGCCTCGCCCTGCGCGGCACCGGCCCGACCCCGGCGGCGATCTCGCTCAAGCCGAAGTCGGTCTCCGAGTCGGAAAAGAACAAGAAGCAGGGGCCGGTCGTCGGCGCCGCGCTCTTCGCCCTCGCCCTCCTCTTCGCCGTCCCGGCGCTCGCCATCTACCTGAAGATGGGGGCCGTCGAGGAGACCGGCCAGGCCCTCGGCGGCAAGATCGCCGGCCTGAAGAAAGCCGCCGACGCGGTGATCCCCCTCGAAAAGGAGAGCGACGACCTCCAGCGCCGCTTCAAGGCCGCCGACCGCGTTCTCGAGCAGCGCGACCAGTGGCTCCGCTTCATGAACACGGTGAACGGGAAGCTCCCCGTCGGTGTCTGGATCACCCAGTTCACGCCGACGAGCAACGGCCAGTCCCCCGACGCCGAGGGCGGCGACGTTCCCGCCCCCAAGGGGAAGAAGCCCGGCAAGGGGCCCCAGCTCACCCAGGTCGAGATCAACGGCATCTGCGAGAAGGACCTCACCCTCGGCACGCTGACCGATTTCGTCCGCTCCCTCGCCGAGACCGGCCTCTTCGACCTGAAGCCCGACCAGGCCTCCAACGCCATCGTGAAGGGCGATCCCACCGAGGGGAGCACCCAGCTCGGATGGAGCTTCGTGCTGAGCCTCAAGCTCAAGAACCCCATTGATCTCGCCCCCTAA